AATCCACTCTGATGCtctaaaaccaaattattttttaaactgttaTTAAAGAACCCAAAAACACTGTTCGacattttttactttcatggaaacaaactttaaaaaacttaaaacaaaaaatacacacaaaaaatgtcTATCCCTGcaagtataaataaaacatttatttcaataatttcatttaatttttttgtcttttgtagaggaaaaacactaaacattgtgcatgattttatttttaggaGAAGAACACGACAGGCTTCATTTATGCTTTTAAGCAGAGATTGTATCGAtctgatacaaaaaaaaaaaacagtggaatggaaaagaataaaattaaaaaatttaatctgatcttctaacaaatataaaagacaggaattgtgtgggttttttgtttAAGGATATTTTTAAGACAGAAAATAATTAGATAACAGATACTtgaaaacgaaaaaaaaaatatatatcataaatatatatatatatatatatatatatatatatatatatatatatatatatatatatatatcagctgGGTTTTAGTATCGGAATGAGAAAGTGTATTTGTATCATGGGGGTGCTCAAATCCCAGTTACATTAAGCCGCCACTGCtgaacccctgagcaaggcccttaaccctcaattgctcagttgtgtcactctggataagggtgtctgctgaatgcctgaaatgtaaatgtagatgcaTTATCTTACTCAACACACATATGCAGAATTTTTATTCGTGACCCGAGGAGCTTAAGGTATGAGTCACTTTTTTACTTCTTCAAACCAGATTGTGTTATTTCAACAATTACTTAATCTGCTGAGTGTACATTTTAACGGCTCTTGTGTTACAAGACCCAAAGCTTAGTATGAATTTACTTTCTGAAGAAACACACAACCCAAAAGCACCACATTATCTTCAtaattttttaactttttgCCAAAACAACATGTAGAACATCTGCTCATTACTTCTGGGAACAGATCACGACTGCAACATGCAATATTACTTTtgagcaaaaaaatatatgtctTCTGCATTACTTTTATCCACTGTGTAAACGTTTCTCTTGTAcaagttatttttatttctgagagCTAAGATGCAGcaggaagagggaaaaaaaatgccacAGAACAACATGTAGTagtgactgaaaaaaatacTACACTGTGTCCgttccttaaaaaaaatattcaataatgtacacaacaaaaTTTAATTTTACAACCACCCTGCCCCCCAACACacatctttttttcttaaattggCCTCATATACATTTAATTGTGTTCGAACAGAAGTTTAATAAATGTACAGAACCTTTCCCGGTGTAAAAAGTAGGGTGGAATGACAGCATAATgacacatacacccccccatAAAAGTATTTAGGCTAGTTTCATTTGTTGTGCAAACACTGCGGTGTACTTCAGTTCAAATGCATTATGCATTTTATACAAACTATatagccaaatgttttgggacacccctccaaatcattgaattcaggtgttgtttttcaggggttgggcttggccccttgttccagtgaaaggaactcttaatgattcagcttcataccaagacattttggacaatttcatgctcccaactttgtgggaacagtttggggatgaccccttcctgttccaacatgactgcacaccagtgcacaaagcaaggtccataaagacatggaagtttggtgtggaggaacttgactgacctgcacagagtcctgacctcaacctgatggaacacctttgggatgaattagtgtggagactgagagccaggtcaaaactgggacaaGTGCTTtcacatgcacataaatgtaatatgttGTTCTTCCACcccttgcagctataacagcttcaattcttctgggaaggcttcccacaaggtttaggagtgtgtttatgggaatttttgaccattcctctagaagcgcatttgtgaggtcaggcactgattgtagacgagaaggtctggctcacagtctccgctctaattcatcccaaaggtgttctatcaggttgaggtcaggactctgaagttcctccacaccaaactcactcatccatgtctttatggaccttgctttgtgcactggtgtgcagtcatgttgaaacaggaaggggtcatccccaaactgttctcacaaagctGGAAGCTTGAAATTGTCCAACACGTCTTGGtatggaactaaggggccgagccaaacccctgaattcaatgatttggaggggtgttccaaaacttttggcaatgtactgtatatataaaccagattgcaaacttttttttttatacttttggTGAAAAGGGATCCAAAAGCAGCATGTCTTTGCCCTCTTTTGATAAATGATTTCAGTGCATTTCTGCAGGGAATGTtgcagtcctgtgtgtgtgtggatttttgTAGAGGGCTGGGCTCCATTCATCCAACAACAATGTTTTTTCTGACATTTATCCAGGACACCCCTCCCTTTTCCCCCCAGTATTAGCTACTTTACCatacaaatgtaaaataaaaagctaattaaatatacatatataaatattgaaataaatcAACTACAGAAATGTACGCATTTTGCCAGTTATTGCGTTACTTTTAATAAACAGTTTGAACCCAAAGCAACCTACATGCGCACAAACGCAAGCGCGCTAGCATGCTAACTCAATATTCTGTCTCTTTATCCATTTTACAGCATTTTCTTTAGAAAAAATAACAGCTAAAAATCACTAGCATGCATCTTCACCCAGGTTCGAAAGCGCACTTACGCCCTGGCTAAAAGTTTAAACTAAGCGATGCTAATGAGCTAACGCTAGCCGCTGCCAAGGAGACCGAACGCCTAGACTGTTAGCTAGCTGACAGACTAGCATTAGCGCCTATTATAAACAGATTTGCTAAAATGTTCGTTTAAAATCCAGCAATAAAACACACCGTTTCTGTAGATATTAACGTATGGGTTGTGTATTAAGAAAATACGTCTTATtggtcaataataataataataattccgtGTGGATAATTTGTTCCGTTCGTTTTTAGCTAACAAGCTAGAAGCCCATGTTAATGGCCCACTGTGTGCTAATCACCGAGTATTCCTCTGCAGAATTAACAGCAGTAAAATAACTTCAACGTTGCCTTTGTGTtagacataaataataaataattaatacttTAAAAACCCAAAAGGAATGCATGCAGAAATGCAATCCGCGAGCTCAGAACTAAGCTAAGCTAATGCCAGTGCTTATCAGTGACAATCTGGTTTTTGCTAACGTTATTTAGATAACTAGCATTAGCATGCTATGTGCTAGCTGAAGAGATTATAgctatgtatatatacacgcacacaaagttgtgttattttatacattctgcagttaataaagcaataaatggATACTGTAATCCTTACTCGTATGGTGAAATCCAACAACGGCTCCACCAGGAGAATCTAAGCTAGGCTAGTCAGGCTAGAAGCTGTGTGTTAGCCTCTTCAGCCGAGGCCTCGCCGTTAGCATCCAgactgtttctctctttttttcacagCTCGGCGCGGTTTAAATCTCCgtgcggtgtgtgtgagtgtgtgtgctgctctctgatttactcacacactctttccatCCTCAGcactcagtgtgtgagagtgtgtgtatgagagtgcatGTGAATGTTAAAGCGCCGCTATTCACTGCTCCTAATCCCGACATCGCGGAGGAGGAGAGTCACTCCcgtgaagggagagagagagagagagagagagagagtgtgtgtgtgtgtgtgtgtgtgtgtgtgtgtgtgtgtaaaagaaagacagggatactgtttgtgtgtgtgaaaaagagagacagggatattgtgtatgtatgtatgtatgtatgtgtgtgtgtgtgtgtgtgtaaaaagagagacagggatattgtgtgtgtgtgtgtgtgtgtgtgtgtgtgtgtgtgtgtaaaaagagcGACAgggatgctgtgtgtgtgaaaaagaaagacaaggatATAgtttgtgtttgcatgtgtgaagaagagagacagggatattgtgtgtgtgtgtgtgtgtggaaaaagacagggatgcagtgtgtgtgtgtgtgtgtgtgtgtaaaaagagaCAGGGatgctgtctctgtgtgtgtgtgttgtgtgtatgaaaaagagagacggatactgtgtgtgtgtttgagagagagagagacttgtgtgtgttgtgtgtatgaaaaagagagacagatactatgtgtgtgagagtgagagagagagagagagacttgtgtgtgtgtgtgtatgtatatgaaggagagagagaatgtgtgtgtctaggtgtgttatttgtttgttggtttgtttacaCAGTAGGCATGTTTCTCTTATTATCAGctattaaaatatgtatttattcatatatgtttgttttgttgtttatttatgtctttttactaggtgtgtttttttctttttattactaGCAGATGAAGATTCTTAGCATATTAGTTGATCCCGGTCCAGATTGCAGCATgtgataataattaataattcttTAATTATATCCATTGTAGAAGTGTAGAAGAAGTGGTTTTGTAGACAAAACCAGCCAAAAGAACTTCttacagtttttatttgtttgtttatgtacaCTCCTTGATGTCACAGCTGAGCTTTGGGTCAAGAAGCAGATTGTGGCGATGGAAATTAGGGTCCAGGATGGTCTCTGGTTCCTCttggttgtgttgttgtgttagcgtgagtgcttgcgtgtgtgtgttaacgcCCTCTCTGTACTGCAGCATCCTGTCACACACAACTGCTGTTAAACGAGGAACTAGTGTTAGTCCAGGGCGCACTCTGCAACCATGGTAGGAAACTTTCTACACTTTCTACACTTCGAATGTTCTTAGATTGTTCCAGATGTTCCATGGTGCATCTGTTGAAGAAACGCGTATGCGGTACATGTGTGTACCAGGTCTAGTCCTCGTTTGATGTTAGcgttgtgtgtatttttatctatttttttgttgctgtcaGCACTACAGGAAgctggtttgtgtgtgagtgtgtgttgtaacaCTTCCTGTCTCCAGTCCAGCAAGGCAAACGATTCACAGAGTACtgtcttttattgttttttattctcgTTCACTAATAAGATGTTCTTCTAATTTCTAACATCTCAAGAAATCCTCAAGATGAAAGTTACATTTCACATTTACATAATGCTTCTTAAAAAATGTTGTGATGACATTCTTAATCCAAACCGTATATATGATGCTGCTGCACCTTCCTGAAACTCCCTTGTGTGCAATTTAGTTTAGAATTGATTGAAATAGAATTGCACAATTCTATCCACAATTTTGAATAACTTTAAATCCAAATAATCAAGTCATAAATCGAAAGTTAAGTGTAAAATTTGTGCCATTGGGTCGATGTAGGTGTTTTAGGCTTACAGTTTGCACATCGCTAAACTGGTAGCTATAAGTATATATTACTTATTAGCCTTGAAGCAAAACTGAACAACTGTGTGTCGTTATTGAAACTTTTTCTCATTAAAGTAAAAGCATGACTTATGTAAGGAGTAGCACGCTCTGTGTCATGCTGTCATAgagaaataatcaacaacagggtggtgtgatgaagcagagttactgctACCCATCACCCTGAAGTAAGCCTGTAGAaaccctgtgcctgtgtgggtttactccgggtactccggtttcctcccacagtccaaaaacatgtacattaggttgattggtaattctaaattgcacataggagtgtgtatgaatgtgtgtggttgtctgtctatatgtgtggccctgtgatggactggtgacctgcccagggtgtacccctgcatttcgcccaatgtgtgctgggataggctccagcagatccctgtgaccctaattaggagtaaagtgggtatagaagatggatggatatcatttttttaaataaataaataaataattaaatgctgGTGTGTTTCAGTCAAGCTCGCTGGTCGTGTGTGAGGTGGATCCAAGCCTGacggagaaactgaagaagttTCGCTTTCGGAAGGAGACCACCAATGCCGCCATACTGAGTGAGTATTTCTCTGaaatttcaagaaaaaaaattattaattattattatagatagatTGGGCTCTGTTTCATTACTATTACATTTTtctctattattttttaaactaagTTTTTCATTACAAAATTGTCACATGTGGTTTTGCATtgatttttccccccacagaattgagtaattcattcatttatttattgttttgtgatTTTTCATATGAAAGCTTCATTTTTTcacatgcaaatattttactcgattctttttattttcccatttaaattttatacataataaatgtatgtattataTAATGAAAACGAACCATATAATCTAATAATCtaattttcatttgtttctcattttttcatgattcattttctccccacacatgatttttttcccccacatgcATAtatcaatcaggcataacattatgagcagtgagaggtcaagtgaataacactgatgatctcctcatcatggcacctgttagtgggtgggatatattaggcagcaagtgaacattttgtcctcaaagttgatgttagaagcaggaaaactggacaagcataaggatttgagcgagtttgacgaagggctagattgtgatggctagaccactggatcagagcatctccaaaactgcagctcttgtggggagttcccagtctgcagtggtcagtatctatcaaaagtggtccaaggaaggaacagtggtgaaccggcgacagggtcatgggcggccaaggctcactgatacgcgtggggagtgaaggctggcccgtgtgatccgatccaacagatgagctactgttgctcaaattgctgaaggagttaatgctggttctgatagaaaggtgttagaatacacagtgcatcatagtttgttgcgtatgggactgcatagccGTAGACCAGttagggtgcccatgctgacccctgtgcaccgctgaAAGTGCCAGCAATGGACATTAGAACTGGACTATGGAGTAACGaaagaaggtggtctggtctgatgaatcatgttttcttttacattatgtggatggccgggtgtgtgtgagttgcttacctggggaacacatggcaccaggatgcactatgggaagaaggcaagccggcagaggcagtgtcatgctttgggcaatgttctgctgggaaaccttgggttctgccatccacgtggatgttactttgacacgtaccacctacctaagcattgttgcagaccatgtatacctttcatggaaacagtattccctgatggctgtggcctctttcagcagggtaATGCACCTTGCCACAAAGCacaaatggttcaggaatggtttgatgagcacaacaatgaatTTGAGGTGttaacttggcctccaaattccccagatctcaatccaatccagcatctgtgagatgtgctgaacaaacaagtccgatccatggaggccccacctcgcaacttacaggacttaaaagggggactaacacaatattaggcaggtggtcataatgttatgcctgatcagtgtacatatactgtatatacaaaacaaagaattaaaaaaaccctcataattcctttattttatttattttatttttttttatttctaaatcctTGTCTGTGAGACATTTTCTATGtgcattattcatttatttatttcagtgaaaATTGATATGGAGAAACAGCTGGTCATATTAGAAGAAGAGTATGAGGTGAGTGAAAGAGCTCATATCGCTAGTCACAAAACCTCTAGTCACTAAAAAAAGTGAGAGTCTGTGGTTAAACGTGATGTTTTCATGTTACAGGACATTTCTCTGGACGATCTGAGGGAAGAGCTTCCCGAGCGCCAACCTCGATATCCTTATCTAtttaaaaggaagaaaaaaatatgatatGGAGCTGATTTTTTGGAGCTCCAGTTAGCAACCTAATTCTGGTGTTTCAATTAGTATGCTGTAATGCACCCTTATCAGCACCCTCTAATCACTATTACCACAGTGCTATGTTTAACAGATGGTTATTTAAgtgatatttaataataaatcaaccGTCAGATTAGAAGTGAACATCTCCTTGGATTTGCAATCTCCTGGGGTAAATCTGGCTTTAGGCTCATGAAATCTGAGGCTCAATGTTAGTAGCATGTGCATGAGCACTGTTTTACAGGACAGAGTTTCAGTGTGCTTCACATCCACTTTGACACAAACACAGTGTGAAACAAACAGATTGAGATCCTTCGCACTCCATATCAGACACAGACTTCCACACTGATGTTAAAACAGTACCGAAACACACTTTAACTTCCCTCAAAAGGTGAATGATCTTATTGTACACCACTTAACCAAAGTGCACATACATAGTGTACAGCTATAAGCTGACGCACTCCGACGGCCGAGTGTCCTACCCTCTGTGTTTCATCTTCTCCAGTCCTGTGGGTAAGTAGGGCTCTATTACTTAAGACCTTTTCAAAATCCCTGTTTAACatctttattatgttttattctcAGATCCTTTTCAAAACATCTCTAAAGAATCCAAACTAATTAGCATGCTAgggatttttttattgttattggaTATTTttaaggtacactatattgccaaaagttttgggacacccaagtcattgaattcaggtgttgttttttaggggttgggcttggccccttagttacagtgaaaggaactcttaatgcttcagcataccaagacattttggacaatttcatgctcccaactttgtgggaacagtttggggatgaccccttcctgttccaacatgactgtacaccagtgcacaaagcaaggtccatagagacgagtttggtgtggaggaacttgactgaatTTTGAACTTGACATCACATTCATAATCCGTAGGGTttgacccgccctttgcagctataactgcttcaattcttctgggaaggctttccacaaggtttaggagtgtgtttatgggagtttttgaccattcctctagaagtgcatttgtgaggtcaggcattgatgttggactcttggctcacagtctccgctctaattcatcccaaaggtgttctatcaggttgagatcaggactctgtgcaggccagtcaagtttctccacaccaaactcactcatccatgtctttatggaccttgctttgtgcactggtgtgcaatcATGTTGgtacaggaaggggtcatccccaaactattcccacaaagctggaagcatgaaattgtccaaaatgtctaggtattctgaagcattaagagttccttttgctggaactaaggggcaaaGCCCAACCCCTTacaaacaaccccacaccataattccccctccaccaaattttgacttacacttggcacagtgcagtcTGGCAAGTACCAATTttctggcaaccaccaaacccagacttgtccattgGATTGTCAGACAGAGAAGTGGGATTGGTCACTTCAGAGAACACATCTCCACcactctagagtccagtggagGCGTGATTTACACCACTGTATCTGACATTTtgtattgcacttggtgatgtaaggcatggctgcagctgcttggccaggaaaacccgttccatgaagctctctttGCACTGTTCtcgagctaatctgaaggccacatgaattTTGGACGTCTGTAGCTACTGACTCTTCAGAAAGTTGGGG
The window above is part of the Hemibagrus wyckioides isolate EC202008001 linkage group LG17, SWU_Hwy_1.0, whole genome shotgun sequence genome. Proteins encoded here:
- the gmfg gene encoding glia maturation factor gamma, coding for MSSSLVVCEVDPSLTEKLKKFRFRKETTNAAILMKIDMEKQLVILEEEYEDISLDDLREELPERQPRYIVYSYKLTHSDGRVSYPLCFIFSSPVGCKPEQQMMYAGSKNRLVQCAELTKVFEIRNADDLSEEWLKEKLSFFR